The nucleotide window TTTTTGTTTAAAAGGCAGACCACTCAACCAACTGCCAAATAGATATGTATGTTCAGACCACTTAACTTTTTACTATCGAGCTGCAGTCCCCTCCGTAAACGAAGAGGGCCTTAAAGCCTGCTTTAAGATAATTGACCCCTCCCGGCCCTAAAAAATAAAGATTAGGGGTATTGAGGTCATCACCCAGGTCATCACCCCAAGCAATATATCTAAAGATATTTATTTTCAGAAAAAACAAATGGAGTTTTCTGATTTACCTTAACCCATACCTCCTTTTCCCTTGATTTATAATAACCGTTATTTAGAAAAGACAGTTCTTTAGGTTATTTCCACTAAACTTCACCTATTTTATTGCTTGATAGGGACTGGTGTTTATGTTTTTTAATTTAGATTTTCCTATCTGAGAGGTCTAGATGGGTTTGTTCGATTTCTGCTAGAGCTGTGAAAAACTCTTCGATCTCTGGTTCTTCAGCTTCTTTTGCGAACTGTCTGTATTCTTTTATTGCGTTTGTTTCTCTTTTATGTGCCATTTTGTAGTTTTCTTTTGCTTCTGAATAACAATCCTCGTATGTGGGGATTTCTTCTTCCTCTATATCGATTAGTTCAGCCAGTGCTTCTGCGTGTTCTGCTTCAACTTTTCCAAGCCTTTTGAATACTGAAGCTTCGTTTTCATCTTCTGTTTTACGTGCAGCACAGGCATAGAACTTAGCGTTATCTATTTCAAGTTGAATAGCTTCCTTTATGTTCTTTCTAGAAACATCACTCACTTCATCAGCCATCAACCTATCGTAGTTATCTAGTTCTTTAACGTATTTTTCTGGAGCTCCGCAAAAAGGACAGTGACCTGGTTTACCATCCATCAATGAGGTTTCTCCACAAATGTTACACCTATATTCCATAAACATACTAGTTAACTATATATTTAAGGTTAATAACTCTATCCACAAACCGAATAATTAGTCGACAGATTCATATTTTTTTATTGCTTTTTCCCGCCTCTCACTGTGATCTAGTATTGGTGGAGGATAATCTCTATTGATTATACATCCAACTTTTTTCTGTATGTCTTTCGGCATCTCACTAGGATCGTGTATATATTCAGTTGGAACATCCTGTAGTTCCGGTATAAAAGACTTTATGTATTTACCTTTTGGGTCATATTTCTCCGATTGGGTTTTTGGATTGAAAACCCTAAAATAAGGTTGTGAGTCGGAGCTTATTGAGTAACACCAATGTATCCCACCTGTCATTGAAGACCTTTCAAAATCGATAAAATGTTTCTTAAAAAAACTATCTAAACTACGCCAATCTACATGAAGGTCTTTAGATGCAAAAGCAGCAACAACCATTCTAGGCTGGTTGTGCATCCACCCAGTTTTTAGTAGTTGACGTATTCCTGCATCTACTAACGGAAAACCTGTTTCACCTTTTTTAAAATCAATCCATTCATCCGGACGTTTTTCCCAATCGATATCCATATACTTGTTTTTAAGTGGAACTTCAGGCATATCTGGCCAGTTCCAAAGTTGTTGAAAATAAAAATCACGCCAACATAACTGCCGTCTCCATTCATCAAGTCCCTCAGAATCTAGAGTATCTATCCAGTATGCTTCTCGTATCGATATTGTTCCAAACTTTAGGTGTGGTGACAACATCGAGGTATATTTTTTAGATGGATAATCTCGATATTCACTATAGTCATCAACTTTTTCTTTAAACCTATCTAGCCAAGAAAGTGCTTCCGACCGACCTCCCTGAAATGGCTGTTTATCCAAAAATTTATTTAAACTGTTTTTGCTGTAACCGAGTTCACTCAAGGATGGAGGACTCTCTGAATCAATTTTTGGAATTGAAAAACAATTCCTCGTCTGAGGTATTTCCTTTTCTAAATCTCTCCATTTTCTATAATAATAACTAAATACTTTATATGGCGTTTCTGAATTTGTTAAAATCTCTCTTTTCTCATGAAAAACTAGGTCTTTAAAACTCTTAATATCTACATTAAGCTCTTTATCTATCTCTTGATCTCTTTTTCTTGCGTAAGGAGTGTAATCTCTATTCAAATAAATAGCTTCTACATCAAAATCCCTAACCAACTTTCTTAAAACATTTTTAGGCTTACCCTCCCGGATAACTAAGCCACCTAATTCCTTAAAATCACTAAATAACTCATCAAGAGAGTTTTGCCAGAAAAAAGCTCTTTTAATTCCAGGCCTTATCTCATTATTTCTAAAAATATCTTTATCCACAATATAAAGCGGTATTACCTCATCAAAATCACTAGATACTTTAATTAAAGCTTTATTATCTTTTAAACGTAGTTCACGCCTCAACCAAACAATACAAACCATCAAAACCAACCAACTTCTACCAAAGTGACAACCCCCTCTCCCAGAAGAGGAGAGGTCTTAGACCTTAGTTAAAATAAAATAACTAAAAACCCTACCTAACTATCTAAAAGAAAACTGTTTAAACAATGTTTTTTCTTTTCAATATTTCTTAAACCTTATATTTTTATGAGGTTTTTTGGAAAAATATCTGGCCATCCATGCGATGTAGTCAGAAGTGAGCGTAGTTGAGTTTTAGGCATATACAGTAAATGTGTTTTCTGGTAGTCCTTCGTTCACTTTTATGTCAAATATCTTGACTTCAGTTTCAGTTGATGGGCATTTGAATGATATCTCTTCTATATCGTAGGGGTCTTCAGCATTGAATAATTCATAACTGAACTCTTCAACAAATTTATTTAATGTTTCTTCTATTGATTGGTTTAAATCTGTTTGATTTAGCTCTGTTTCATTTATCAAGTCATTTGTTTCGTTCATATCTATGTTAGAGATATTGTCAAATTCATCAAACTGAGTTTCAAATCCACCAAAAAAACCAAATAAAGTTTGAAAGTCCTCAAAAACCTCAATTAAATCTTCTATATCTTCCACTTCATCTAAATCAACCTGTGATTCGAGGCTTAAGGCTCCAGAACTTATTTCAACGACGTTGTCTTCGAGGTTTAGAATTCCGGTTATGTCTTGGTCTTCAATGTTTATTTTGATTTTTAGTTCTTCAGTTGCAGGGTCTTCGATCATTACGTGTGTCTTGTTGGAATCATTTATAGTTGTCTTGAATTCAAGTGTTTTTATGTCATCGAGTGTTTCTATTTCACCTTCCACAATTCTTATCTCTGTTGATTGGTTTCCTATGGTGAGGTTGTATAGACCAGTCTCAGTTATTTTATGTTCAAATGTAATTGACTTGGTTTCACCCGGTGATAATGAAATTGTTGAGGTTTTTATTACCTCATCTTCTTTCTCTAGAATCACTGTGTAGTCTCCAGTTCTGTTTTCTGTATTTGTAACACTGGCTTCAATAGTAAATTCTTCATTCGATAGAGCCATTGCTTGTTCAATAAATATTTCATTGACTTCAAGAGCTTCATCCATTGTCTCTTCTTCTAAACAACCTGTTGCAGATATTGCTAAAACCAATGCAACAAATAAAACTAATATATTTCTCCACTTTGAGTTAGACATCCCATTAGTAATATGTTTTTAAAACTATATCAACCCAATCTTTATTCTTCTCAAATTAATTGGAATGTTTTTTATTGTGCTGACATCCTCCTACGGCTAAAGCCGTGGGGTTCCCCCACTGGGGGTTGAACCCACGGATACGGAGAGGTTCGCAGGTTCGTCGTCACGTTGGACGATGACCTGCGTTTTGGGCTGTGCCAGTACAGCCCCCGCCTCGGACAGCGGTTTCGAGAACTTGCCCAAGGCTCGTTTGCCAATATTCAGCGCACCGTTCTTGTCGGCGTTGTCAGTATATAGAGACTGCTCACCTAAAGATGTTACGCAAGCATCCAACCCCAACCGTGGCTATGAATGTGGAGAGATTCCCAGTTGTAATGATTTTTTTTGACTAGAAGGTTATTTTGGTTTATTATTTGGTATTGGTTTTTTTAAAAAAGAGATTTTTACATTGGTTTTATGTTGATGTAAGTTTATTAATCCGGATGTCCTTTTATCTCTAAAGTATGTTATGGGGAGTTTTTGTGTTAACATATTTAGTTGCAGGGTAGATGATAAATTTTAATAACATAAAGGGGCTTTAATTTAATATTCATTTTTGATATGGAGAGCTTAAGATGAAATCAATGTACTCATTTATTAGGGATGCATGGAAGGAACCAAGGGAAGGATACACGAGAGAGTTGATGTGGGAGAGATTGCAGAAGTGGCGTAGGGAATCCACCATTAAGAGAGTTGAGAGGCCAACTAGGCTTGATAAAGCGAGGAAACTTGGGTATAAAGCTAAAGAAGGTTTTGTTATTGCTAGGTCTAAGGTTAGAAGAGGGACTAGGAGAAAATCAAGGTTTAAAAAAGGCCGTAAACCAAGTAAAATGGGTTCGGAGAAAATCACGCCTGGTAAAAGCCTTCAAAGGATAGCTGAAGAAAGAACTAGTAGGAAATTCCCAAACCTACGGGTCCTTGCTAGTTATTGGGTTGGTGAAGATGGTCGTCAAAAATGGTATGAAGTTATAATGGTTGATCCACACCACCCAGCAATAAAAAACGATTCAGACATAAACTGGATATGCAGTGACAAGCATAAAAACAGAGCCTACAGAGGATTAACAACTGCAGGTAAGGATGGAAGAGGTCTCTCTAAAAGAGGTAAGGGCACTGAAAAAACAAGACCAAGTATAAGGAGCAACGAGGGCAAAGGTAATTGAGTGAGATACCTGTTCATTACGTAATGCTAAGAGCCTTCTCATATACAACTGAATCGGATGAGAAGGTCAAAAAAGCATTAAATCTATTTTTACCACCTGAAACAGATATTGAGTCTCAAGAACTTGAGGGAAACTTCGGTAACAAAATAAATCTATTTAGAAGCAAAATCGAGAAAAGCAGAGAAATCAGAGATTTAATTCATCAAATAAAAACTTCTTTAACTGAAGCTCAAATAAAAGAACTAGAGAAACAGATAGAAAGACGTACAGATGAAGACTGCAACCTATATCTAAGATTCAACAAACAAGATGCATACAAAGAAAAATTTTCATTAACAAACACCGGAAACTCGATCAACATTAGATTCAAAATAGCCGCATACCCAGCAAAAAAACAGAAAGCAATAGATATAGGCAAAACACTATTCCAAGAAGACTGGAGTTAAATCCTTTCTCTTCTTTTATCAATCCATCTTAAAGAGAATATAAGATAAATCTTTGATGGATAACATACCCCACATACCTATTAAACAGGTTGTATTGAGTTGGATTATTTTTTTTACATTCTTTATTAAAATAGAGTAGATGTGAAATCATCCTCTACCTGAAGAGGAGAGGTCTTAGCCCTGAGTTAAGATAAAAATATTGTATGCGTTATTTGAAGAGTTTTTAATAATTTATATTAAATAGCTTTTAGTATAAAATAATTTAAAAATAGTTAAAAAAAGGGAATTGGGGAATCTGGAGGTTAATTCCAGATTCTTTTTTTTGTTTTTTGTTTTAGATTTCGAGTTTGTCTTCGAGTCTTTTGACGGATGGTATTTCTAGGTCGAGGACTTTGGCGATTCTTGCTTTGGCTTCTATTCCTTTTGCGCATCCTGGTACGGATGTGATTACGCCTATGTCCATGTCTTCTCGTAGTTCTCTCATCACGAAGACGTCGGATAGGTCTGCGACGGAGACATCGAGTTTGTCTGCGACGTATTGTTTGGATTCATCGATGTCTGTGTTTTTGTTCATCATTACTCTTGAGACTAGATCTCCAGAGGTTCTTAATCCACCTAGGCCTGATGCGGCGTAGTGGGCGAGGGACATTCCTACTGGGTCTCCGACTCCTACCTATATACCGTCTACTCCAGCAACCTCAACCATAGCTTTAGAAGCCCGTGTGACTGCTTCTACTGGCGGAGTCTCAAACATCGGTATACCACCAACACCCATACCCATATTAACATGAATTGGGATGTTTGCTTCGTCCATTGTTAGTTTTACGAATGTTACAGCTCTGGCAAGGTTCCATGGTAGTGTTTCGCTTGCGTTTGTGTTTACAACTGGTCCGAATATGTCTCCACCGGCTTCTTCAACTAGGCCGCAGAGTTGGTGTGGCCACATTCCGGCGAGTGTTTCGCCGTTGTATTTTAGGCCGCCGTGCATTCCGAGGACGTTTTCGGCTGCCATTCCTATTTCTACTGTTATGTGTTCTGTTGCTGGGTTTGATTTTAGTTTTTCTGTTATTTCGAGTGATGCTTTTAGGTCTGGGTCTCCTGCTGCTCCTGATGTGTCTAGGTTTAGGCCGTCTAGTCCTAGTTTTCCTAGTTTTTTGGCTATGTATCCTATGTCTTCTATGGCTTGGTCTACTGCGTTTTCTTGGGATTCTAGTGCTTCCATCATGTTTCCTTCGGCCATGAGGTTGTTTGGGTTTTCGAATGGTCCGTCTGGTGTGTAGTATGTGCCTAGGTTTGGCATTGCGCCGTAGAATATTGGTACTATTGTTGAGAGTAGTATGTTTTCTAGTGTTTGTTGTTCTTGTGCTATGATTGGTTTTGTTGGTTTGTAGCTGTAGTCTATGTGTCCGAGTTCCATTGTGTCTGCGGCAAATGCTCTTTCGTGTACTTTTACTCCTTGTTCTCTTGAGAGTGGGATTCCGACTCCGCTGTTTCCTTGGTCTCCCATTAGTCTGAGTGTTCCTATGTCGTGTGTGAATACTACTTCGTTTCCTTTTTCTACTCCGACAACTTTACCTGGTTCTGTTAGTATTGATAGTAAGTGATCTAATTCATCATCTGATAGTTGTGGAATGTCTGCTTGTTCTGCAGCGGCTGCTGTACCTTTATCGAGTTCGTCTCTCATCTCTTCTTTTGTCATTTCGATGGAGGCACCGTCACCCATATTGGTTTGATATTTAGTCATAAATTTAAACCTCTTATCTTGTCTAGGGATTTGAATCTATCTTATTTATTATTTGCCAACGAGTTTTTCAGCGGTTTCAACGGCTTCTTTTGCGTCTTCTGCGTAGGCGTCGGCTCCTATTTTCTCTGAGTATTTTTTGGTGACTGGTGCTCCTCCTACCATTGTGAATACGTTGTCTCTTAGGCCTGCGTCTTTTAGCATGCTTTCTATTTCTTCCATGTTTGGTCGGGTTGTGGTCATTAGTGCGCTGCTGCCTACTATTTTTGGTGAGTTTTCTTCTGTTGCTTCTATGAATTCTTCGAGTGGTACGTCTCTTCCTAGGTCTACTACTTCGAAGCCTTGTACTTTGAGGAGTAGTGCGACGATGTTTTTACCTATGTCGTGTACGTCTCCTTCTACTGTTCCAATGACTACTACGTCTTTTTCTTCATCGCCGGCTCCTTCGACGTTTTCCATTAAAATTTCTACGGCGTCTTGTACACCGTCACCGATGGTCATTAGTTGTGGTAGGAATACCTGTCCTTTATCAAACTGGTTTCCTAGTTCTTCCATTGCTGGAGTTATACCATTTCCAATAGCTTCTACACCATCATGGCCATCATCTACGTATTCTCTTGCGGCTCCTGTTAATGCGTCTGGATCGATATCTAGTATTGCTCTTTTTATTTCTTCGATTTGTTCTTCTTTGCTCATTTAAAAAAACCTCATCTACCTGATTAATATTGATGATAGGATTGAAAACATATAAATTTACGGTAGAGGAACCCTATTGTTCAGGGTATGGGGGGAAAGTAAGTTTTATAAGGCTTGTATTTTTGATTTAATCTGATTTGATTGGTTTGTGTTTTTTTATGAAAATATAGATAAAAAAAGGGGTTGGTTTTTGTTGGTGTTGTTTTTAGTATTGTATTATTTTGATTTCTGTTTTGTTTGGTAGGGTTTTTGGTAGTTTATATGGGTTTTTGACTTCTTGGTAGTTGTTTATTTCTTCTTTGAATTTGTCTATTCCGTCTATTGGTATTGTTATTCCTGGTATTTTGTAGTGCATTGGTATTGCGATTTTTGGTTTTATTAGGTTGATTATTTGTTTTGCTTCTTCTGCGTTGATTGTGAAGTTGCCGCCTACTGGTATGAATAGTATGTCTATGTTTCCTATTTTTTTGATTGTTTTTTGGTTTGGGATGTGGCCTAGGTCTCCTAGGTGGCATATTGTTTTGTTGTCTAACTTGAATTTATATATTAGGTTTTTGCCTCTCTGTCCGCCTTGTGATTTGTCGTGGTATGTTTGGATTCCGTTTATTTTTATTCCTCGGGCTGTTGAGTTTCCTATGCTTGATATGGTTACTGGCTCTCCTTTTACGGTGGACACTGCGTTATGGTCGTAGTGGTCGTGGGATACTAGTATTAGGTCTGCTTTGGGTGATGGCGGTTTTAGTCCGATTGATTTGCCATCGTGTGGGTCTGTTACTACGGTGGATTGGTTTTTTATTTCAAAACAGGCGTGTCCCCACCATTTTATCTCCATTTTTCTATCTCCTTTTTTTGTGGTTTTAGACGTTTATTTCGATTCCTAGTTCTTTTTTGATTTCTTGGTATCGGTTTCGTACTGTTACTTCTGTTGTGTTGGTTTGATCTGCGATTTCTTTTTGTGGTCTTTTTTCTCCACAAAGTACACTTGAGATGTATATTGCTGCTGCAGCGATTCCTGTTGGACTTCTTCCGCTTGTTAACCCTCGTTCTGAAGCTTTTTGTATTATTTCTCTTGCTTTGATCTGTGTTTCTTGTGATAGGTCTAGTTTGCTGCAAAATCTAGGTAGGTATTCTTGTGGTAGTGATAGTGGTAGTTTTACTTCTAGTTCTTGGGATATGAATCGGTATGTTCTGCCTAACTCTTTCCGTGTTATCCTTGCCGCTTCTGCTATTTCGTCTAGTGTTCTTGCTACACCGTTTTTTCTACAGGCTATGTATAGTGATGCAGCTACAACGCCTTCGATGCTTCTTCCTTTTATTAAGTCTGCTTCTGCTGCCTCTCTATATATCTTTGATGAATCTTCTTGGATGTTTCTAGGTATACTTAAGCAAGAAGACATTCTGTTAAGCTCTCCTAACGCTAAGGCTAGGTTTCGCTCTTTCGCGTCGGATATCCGTGCTTGTCTATGCCATTTTCTCAAGCGGTAGAACTGTGCTTTTTTGTTTGAAGAAATTGGGTTTCCTTGACCGTCTCGATTTTTAATACTGATTTGAGTTGAAAGGCCTTTGTCGTGTGTCATGTTTGTCATTGGACTTCCGACTCGGCTTCTGTTTTCTTTTTGGTCGCTGTCGAATGACCTCCATTCTGGGCCTGTGTCTATAAATTCCTCATCTATAACAATTCCACAGTTTTCGCAAATTAATTCAGCCCTTTCATAATCATGTGTTAGTTTTTCTGCATCACACTCGATACATTTTCCGCTTTCTTCGTATTCCCCTATTGAAATTCTCTCCCCATCACTATCCCCATCACCATCATCATTATTAGAATTTGTAGACAAATTCTCCCCCCACTAAAAACAATTTGTGGGTTGCAGTATTTGAAATTAGGTTTTTTACTGCCACAATGTTAATTTCTGTTAAAATAAAATAAAGTTTTGGGAGAAGTATTTATGTTGTCTAAATGACTGTTTATACTATTGAAATAGAGTAATAACGTCTATGTAGGTTTTTATGACTTTAATGTTTGTTTTAATGTTTGTTTTCGTTTTATTTTAAGTGTTTTTTTGTTTTTTTGTGGTTTCTTAGTATTTCTTTGTATTCTTTTTTTGAGAAAGACAGGTTTTTTGGGGGTTTTTTAAAATAACCTACTGTGTATTCGCTTTTTTTGTTTTTTCTTGGTCCTGTTTCGGCAGAAAATACAATTCCGTTTTTTTGTTTTGTGGTTTTTTTGAGGTTTTTTGGTTGGTATGCTGTTTCTTCGATAAATTCTCTTTCAGCGGCTTGTTTTGGTGTTTCGTTTTTTTGGATTTTTCCGCCGGGGAATTCCCATCCTCTTTCTGGGTTGTATATCATTAGGTGTTTTTTGTTTTTATATGCGACAATTATTGTGTATTTGGCTGACATTTTTGTTCTTATTTTTTTATTTTATTTGTATTTGAAGAATCCTTGTGTGTCTGATTTTTCTTTTTGTAGTTTTCTAATTGCTTGGCGTGCTTCTTTCGGTTTTTTGGTTTCTCCGATTTTTTTGGCTTTCTTGATTTTTACTTGTTTTCCGCAGGGGCATTGTCTTGTTTTGTGTTGTTTATCTGTGTATAGGTATCTTCCACAATTGGTGCATTGGAATATTATGTATTTCTTTGTCATTTTAGAATTCTCCTAGTTTTTTTTGGCTTGGTTCTCCTTTGAGGTCGTTTTCTGTGTATCCGAAGTAGTTTAGTACTCTGGATGTTGCTGGTATTACTTGGTTTTCTATGTAGTAATCGATGTCTATGGGTATTTTTCTACCGTTTTCCATTGTTAGTGTTCCGTTTTTGTATGATTTGAACATTTCTATTGGGAATGATCTTTCGCCTATTGATTTTCCGCCTTTGGTTGTTACTACGAAAGATATTTTTTTGCCTGGGCCGACTTCTATGCCTTCTTTTTCTGCTTTTTCTGCGGCGTGTACGTGGGCTTGTCTGGATTCGTATTTTGATATGCTTTTTGATAATGTTTTTCTTATTACTAGTTTGTCTATAGGGATTTCTCCGTTTTTGAGGTTTTTTATTGTTTTTTTTACTACTTTTACTGCTTTTTCTGGGTTTTTGTCTTTTAGTATGATTTCGATTACTTTTTGTTGCATCTCTCTTGCTAGGTCGCACCAATCTCCTCTTCTTACTTCAAGACCTCTTATGTATATTTCGTTGTTTTGGTCGAGTCCTGCATATCTTTTTTTCTTTTCTGTGAAGAATATGGTTTGGTAGTGTTTTTCGATTTCTATTTCGAGTGGTAGGGT belongs to Methanonatronarchaeum sp. AMET-Sl and includes:
- a CDS encoding ferritin family protein, whose product is MDGKPGHCPFCGAPEKYVKELDNYDRLMADEVSDVSRKNIKEAIQLEIDNAKFYACAARKTEDENEASVFKRLGKVEAEHAEALAELIDIEEEEIPTYEDCYSEAKENYKMAHKRETNAIKEYRQFAKEAEEPEIEEFFTALAEIEQTHLDLSDRKI
- a CDS encoding deoxyribodipyrimidine photo-lyase, translated to MVCIVWLRRELRLKDNKALIKVSSDFDEVIPLYIVDKDIFRNNEIRPGIKRAFFWQNSLDELFSDFKELGGLVIREGKPKNVLRKLVRDFDVEAIYLNRDYTPYARKRDQEIDKELNVDIKSFKDLVFHEKREILTNSETPYKVFSYYYRKWRDLEKEIPQTRNCFSIPKIDSESPPSLSELGYSKNSLNKFLDKQPFQGGRSEALSWLDRFKEKVDDYSEYRDYPSKKYTSMLSPHLKFGTISIREAYWIDTLDSEGLDEWRRQLCWRDFYFQQLWNWPDMPEVPLKNKYMDIDWEKRPDEWIDFKKGETGFPLVDAGIRQLLKTGWMHNQPRMVVAAFASKDLHVDWRSLDSFFKKHFIDFERSSMTGGIHWCYSISSDSQPYFRVFNPKTQSEKYDPKGKYIKSFIPELQDVPTEYIHDPSEMPKDIQKKVGCIINRDYPPPILDHSERREKAIKKYESVD
- a CDS encoding 50S ribosomal protein L15e; this encodes MKSMYSFIRDAWKEPREGYTRELMWERLQKWRRESTIKRVERPTRLDKARKLGYKAKEGFVIARSKVRRGTRRKSRFKKGRKPSKMGSEKITPGKSLQRIAEERTSRKFPNLRVLASYWVGEDGRQKWYEVIMVDPHHPAIKNDSDINWICSDKHKNRAYRGLTTAGKDGRGLSKRGKGTEKTRPSIRSNEGKGN
- a CDS encoding RNA-binding protein produces the protein MSEIPVHYVMLRAFSYTTESDEKVKKALNLFLPPETDIESQELEGNFGNKINLFRSKIEKSREIRDLIHQIKTSLTEAQIKELEKQIERRTDEDCNLYLRFNKQDAYKEKFSLTNTGNSINIRFKIAAYPAKKQKAIDIGKTLFQEDWS
- a CDS encoding corrinoid protein, translated to MSKEEQIEEIKRAILDIDPDALTGAAREYVDDGHDGVEAIGNGITPAMEELGNQFDKGQVFLPQLMTIGDGVQDAVEILMENVEGAGDEEKDVVVIGTVEGDVHDIGKNIVALLLKVQGFEVVDLGRDVPLEEFIEATEENSPKIVGSSALMTTTRPNMEEIESMLKDAGLRDNVFTMVGGAPVTKKYSEKIGADAYAEDAKEAVETAEKLVGK
- a CDS encoding MBL fold metallo-hydrolase, which encodes MEIKWWGHACFEIKNQSTVVTDPHDGKSIGLKPPSPKADLILVSHDHYDHNAVSTVKGEPVTISSIGNSTARGIKINGIQTYHDKSQGGQRGKNLIYKFKLDNKTICHLGDLGHIPNQKTIKKIGNIDILFIPVGGNFTINAEEAKQIINLIKPKIAIPMHYKIPGITIPIDGIDKFKEEINNYQEVKNPYKLPKTLPNKTEIKIIQY
- a CDS encoding transcription initiation factor IIB, producing MSIGEYEESGKCIECDAEKLTHDYERAELICENCGIVIDEEFIDTGPEWRSFDSDQKENRSRVGSPMTNMTHDKGLSTQISIKNRDGQGNPISSNKKAQFYRLRKWHRQARISDAKERNLALALGELNRMSSCLSIPRNIQEDSSKIYREAAEADLIKGRSIEGVVAASLYIACRKNGVARTLDEIAEAARITRKELGRTYRFISQELEVKLPLSLPQEYLPRFCSKLDLSQETQIKAREIIQKASERGLTSGRSPTGIAAAAIYISSVLCGEKRPQKEIADQTNTTEVTVRNRYQEIKKELGIEINV
- a CDS encoding NUDIX domain-containing protein, which translates into the protein MSAKYTIIVAYKNKKHLMIYNPERGWEFPGGKIQKNETPKQAAEREFIEETAYQPKNLKKTTKQKNGIVFSAETGPRKNKKSEYTVGYFKKPPKNLSFSKKEYKEILRNHKKTKKHLK
- a CDS encoding DUF1922 domain-containing protein; amino-acid sequence: MTKKYIIFQCTNCGRYLYTDKQHKTRQCPCGKQVKIKKAKKIGETKKPKEARQAIRKLQKEKSDTQGFFKYK